A window from Salvia miltiorrhiza cultivar Shanhuang (shh) chromosome 2, IMPLAD_Smil_shh, whole genome shotgun sequence encodes these proteins:
- the LOC131007597 gene encoding uncharacterized protein LOC131007597, which produces MNSSPFFLICTLHAATAATCGILIMFYLKEITEFGHGAATARSMLGSTARDEVVVRVSNSFAGLLLVVIGCVVFMAGFVKDREFQGFFAKGCAGLHLAMALWRVWFERRLEVLARDWPRQLVGDFVLALSWLFFLVYMWRDKYD; this is translated from the coding sequence ATGAATTCGTCGCCGTTCTTCCTGATCTGCACGCTCCACGCGGCGACCGCCGCGACGTGCGGGATCCTGATCATGTTCTACCTGAAGGAGATCACGGAGTTCGGGCACGGCGCGGCGACGGCGAGGTCGATGCTGGGGTCGACGGCGCGCGATGAGGTGGTGGTGCGGGTGTCGAACTCGTTCGCGGGGCTGCTGCTGGTGGTGATCGGGTGCGTGGTGTTCATGGCCGGATTCGTGAAGGATAGGGAGTTTCAAGGGTTCTTCGCCAAGGGATGCGCGGGGCTGCATCTGGCGATGGCGCTGTGGAGGGTTTGGTTCGAgcggaggttggaggttttggcGCGGGATTGGCCGAGGCAGCTGGTGGGCGATTTCGTGCTCGCGCTCTCTTGGCTCTTCTTCCTTGTTTACATGTGGAGGgacaagtatgattag